The following are from one region of the Terriglobales bacterium genome:
- a CDS encoding NADH-quinone oxidoreductase subunit C, with translation MADETKGSDQPAPPKPSEGAAAPSEKPAAPGAAAPPAAKPAAPAPPPKPAGPVPLPWESEMVTRLRQRFGSGLQPFTYLGQNYVIADPSIVLPVLQAMRDEEQFDYCVDVTAVHYPKREKQFDVLWVLYSFVRNERVRIKTMIAEGESAPSATSLWESANWLEREVYDMFGLRFDGHPDLRRILLPDGWKGHPLRKDYGIIQQDQEWVQINLGIESGQ, from the coding sequence ATGGCCGACGAGACCAAAGGCAGCGATCAGCCCGCTCCTCCCAAGCCCTCCGAAGGCGCTGCCGCACCGTCGGAGAAGCCGGCCGCACCTGGCGCTGCCGCTCCGCCCGCCGCCAAGCCAGCCGCGCCCGCGCCTCCACCCAAGCCGGCGGGGCCGGTGCCCCTGCCCTGGGAGTCGGAGATGGTCACGCGGCTGCGCCAGCGCTTCGGTTCCGGCCTCCAGCCCTTCACCTACCTGGGCCAGAACTACGTGATCGCCGACCCCAGCATCGTGCTGCCGGTGCTGCAGGCGATGCGCGACGAGGAGCAGTTCGACTACTGCGTCGACGTCACCGCCGTCCACTATCCCAAGCGGGAGAAGCAGTTCGACGTGCTCTGGGTCCTCTATTCCTTCGTGCGCAACGAGCGCGTGCGCATCAAGACCATGATCGCCGAGGGCGAGAGCGCGCCCAGCGCCACCTCGCTGTGGGAGAGCGCCAACTGGCTGGAGCGGGAAGTGTACGACATGTTCGGCCTCCGCTTCGACGGCCATCCTGACCTGCGCCGCATCCTGCTGCCCGACGGCTGGAAGGGCCATCCCTTGCGCAAGGACTACGGCATCATCCAGCAGGACCAGGAATGGGTGCAGATCAACCTGGGGATCGAGAGCGGCCAATGA
- a CDS encoding NADH-quinone oxidoreductase subunit A, with the protein MPSNYVPIFIFAAVVAVLIPATLIVAKLVRPSKPEKIKLMPYECGVDPIGDSRQRYTVRFYIVAILFVLFDIETVYLFPWAVQYKALGLFGFVEMMVFLAILIVGYVWIWKKGALEWI; encoded by the coding sequence ATGCCGAGCAATTACGTTCCCATCTTCATCTTCGCGGCGGTGGTGGCGGTGCTCATCCCCGCTACCCTCATCGTGGCCAAGCTGGTGCGCCCCAGCAAGCCGGAGAAGATCAAGCTCATGCCCTATGAGTGCGGTGTGGACCCCATCGGCGACTCCCGCCAGCGCTACACCGTCCGCTTCTACATCGTCGCCATCCTCTTCGTCTTATTTGATATTGAAACGGTGTACTTGTTCCCGTGGGCAGTGCAGTACAAGGCGCTGGGGCTATTTGGGTTCGTGGAGATGATGGTGTTCCTCGCCATCCTGATCGTGGGGTACGTCTGGATCTGGAAGAAGGGCGCCCTGGAGTGGATCTGA
- the lysS gene encoding lysine--tRNA ligase has product MALDEKIYAQRRAKLKQIEALGQAAYPTRFPATHTVPEILAGYSGRSGEELERERVTVRVAGRIMAIRLMGKAGFAHLQQGGQRLQIYVKKDAVGDNGFELYRLLDLGDQVGVAGYLFRTKTGELSVHVDELTFLAKALLPLPEKWHGLQDVELRYRQRYLDLVMNPEVREVFVKRSRIIQAIRHFFDGRGFIEVETPMMQPIAGGAAARPFITHHNTLDLDLYLRIAPELYLKRLTVGGLDRVYEINRNFRNEGIDRMHNPEFTMLEFYQAYADYKDLMELTEAMFRQVAEEANGSTRVTFEGHEIDFAQWQRLSMREAIVKYWPEKAGAKPALSDFADAASLKKLVERLNASRAHGPKGVTVSAPARLDGVGVESIEHVAFDADPGRTIVALFEAVAERQLIPPTILYDFPKSVSPLSKDKAGEPGWVERFEVFIAGMELGNAFSELNDPEEQQRRFEEQVRARQKGDEEAMAEVDHDYVRALSYGLPPTGGMGVGIDRLVMLLTGSRSIRDVVLFPLLRPEKITESTTEDTEGTEKKSL; this is encoded by the coding sequence GTGGCCCTCGACGAAAAAATCTACGCGCAGCGGCGCGCCAAGCTGAAGCAGATCGAGGCGCTGGGCCAAGCCGCCTATCCCACGCGCTTCCCCGCCACCCACACCGTGCCGGAGATCCTGGCAGGCTACTCCGGCAGATCCGGCGAGGAGTTGGAAAGGGAGCGGGTGACGGTGCGGGTAGCGGGGCGCATCATGGCCATCCGCCTGATGGGCAAAGCGGGCTTCGCGCACCTGCAGCAGGGCGGCCAGCGCCTGCAGATCTACGTGAAGAAGGATGCGGTCGGCGACAACGGCTTCGAACTCTACCGCCTGCTCGATCTCGGCGACCAGGTGGGCGTGGCCGGCTACCTGTTCCGAACCAAGACCGGCGAACTCTCGGTGCACGTGGACGAGCTGACCTTCCTGGCCAAAGCCCTGCTGCCGCTGCCGGAGAAGTGGCACGGCCTGCAGGACGTGGAACTGCGCTACCGCCAGCGCTATCTCGACCTGGTGATGAACCCGGAGGTGCGCGAGGTCTTCGTGAAGCGCAGCCGCATCATCCAGGCCATCCGGCACTTCTTCGACGGGCGCGGCTTCATCGAGGTCGAGACCCCGATGATGCAGCCCATCGCCGGAGGCGCGGCCGCGCGCCCTTTCATCACCCACCACAACACGCTCGACCTCGACCTGTATCTGCGGATCGCGCCCGAGCTCTACCTGAAGCGGCTGACGGTGGGGGGCCTGGACCGCGTCTACGAGATCAACCGCAACTTCCGCAACGAAGGCATCGACCGGATGCACAACCCCGAGTTCACCATGCTGGAGTTCTACCAGGCCTACGCCGACTACAAGGACCTGATGGAGCTGACCGAAGCCATGTTCCGGCAGGTGGCGGAGGAGGCGAACGGCTCGACGCGGGTGACGTTCGAGGGCCACGAGATCGACTTCGCGCAGTGGCAGCGGCTCTCCATGCGCGAGGCCATCGTGAAGTACTGGCCGGAGAAGGCGGGCGCGAAGCCGGCGCTGTCCGACTTCGCCGACGCCGCGTCGCTCAAGAAGCTGGTGGAGCGGCTGAACGCCAGCCGCGCCCACGGCCCGAAGGGCGTGACCGTGTCCGCGCCTGCGCGCCTGGACGGCGTGGGGGTGGAGAGCATCGAGCACGTGGCCTTCGACGCCGACCCCGGTCGCACCATCGTGGCGCTATTCGAGGCGGTGGCGGAGCGGCAACTCATCCCGCCCACCATCCTCTACGACTTCCCCAAGTCGGTCTCGCCGCTCTCGAAAGACAAAGCCGGCGAGCCCGGCTGGGTGGAGCGCTTCGAGGTGTTCATCGCCGGCATGGAGCTGGGCAACGCCTTCAGCGAGTTGAACGACCCGGAGGAGCAGCAGCGGCGCTTCGAGGAACAGGTACGGGCGCGGCAGAAGGGCGACGAGGAGGCTATGGCCGAGGTGGACCACGACTACGTGCGCGCGCTCAGCTACGGCCTGCCCCCCACCGGGGGCATGGGCGTGGGCATCGACCGCCTGGTCATGCTGCTGACGGGCTCACGCTCCATCCGCGACGTCGTCCTCTTCCCCCTGCTGCGGCCGGAGAAGATCACGGAATCAACCACAGAGGACACAGAGGGCACAGAGAAGAAATCTTTGTGA